The following nucleotide sequence is from bacterium.
TTGCCTTTCCGATCTTAAAGCGCCACGGCGTGCCGGCGGTCTTTTTTTTAGCGGTGGAACCGATAGAAAACAGAACCAGTTTGTGGTATGATCGGATCTGTCGGTCGATTGCTTCCTGCCGGGGAGAAGCGCTCGATCTGTCGGCCTTTGGTTTGTCTGAAAAGGCAGTGGCAAATGGTCGGCAAAGAGCAAAAACCGCAAAAGCGCTTGTGCTGTACGCGAAGAAGAATATGGACCGTCATCAAACGGAGGCGTTGATCCGTTATCTGCAGCGGCACTGTCCCAACGGGGATGCCTGCCGGTCAGAGATGTTGACATGGGATCAAGTGCGCGAGATGGCTGATGCGGGCATGGACTTCGGCGCCCACACGATGACCCATGCGATTTTATCCAGCCTGAGTCAGGAAGAGCAGCGGTGGGAGATACAGCAGTCTAAAGAACTAATAGAACATCGCCTGAGCAGACCGGTCCATTTTTTTTCGTATCCCAATGGTGAACCCTGCGATTATACGGATGAAACAATCTCTCTGCTCGAGGCC
It contains:
- a CDS encoding polysaccharide deacetylase family protein; this encodes MSMKKLIKFLISQILYYTGVVFLVEKYGPARGVLILAYHRVNDEIQDPLNMTISPRDFEIQIKYLAGHYAPIRLADLWERSTGPGPAGVVVTFDDGYADNYHLAFPILKRHGVPAVFFLAVEPIENRTSLWYDRICRSIASCRGEALDLSAFGLSEKAVANGRQRAKTAKALVLYAKKNMDRHQTEALIRYLQRHCPNGDACRSEMLTWDQVREMADAGMDFGAHTMTHAILSSLSQEEQRWEIQQSKELIEHRLSRPVHFFSYPNGEPCDYTDETISLLEAAGFHAACTLTPGDTDMSHPYALQRIGIDAAYTGYRSMGTKAVFACELAGIFDLFFKKRRYTGAAEPAAGSQK